One genomic window of Psychrobacter cibarius includes the following:
- a CDS encoding CaiB/BaiF CoA-transferase family protein, producing the protein MTDMAKGALHGIKVLDLSRVLAGPSCTQVLADLGAEIIKVERPHIGDETRHWAPPTFSDDTSAYYATINRNKKSLTVDITTPAGQAIIKKLAIDSDILVENFKVGGLKKYGLDYDSLKQDNPRLIYASLTGFGQTGPDAARPGYDYIIQGLSGLMSITGPSDSEPHKVGVAVVDLFAGLQLTIGIQAALLARQHTGLGQHVDVALLDSALAMLANVGMNYLASDKVPPRLGNQHPNIVPYQVFAGQGEQHFILACGNDSQFAKLCDVLAVDWHTDERFRTNPQRVANRMLLCAELSKKFAEQPRTYWLEVLDQAGIPCGAIHNVAEALAMPQALAREMVVDFATQGSPVRALGNPIKLSASPVTYRTPPPKLSEHTDSTLADLGYDSDMIAKLKADGIV; encoded by the coding sequence ATGACGGATATGGCAAAAGGTGCATTGCATGGTATCAAGGTGCTTGATTTATCGAGAGTGTTGGCAGGTCCTTCTTGTACTCAAGTACTCGCAGATTTGGGCGCTGAAATCATCAAGGTTGAGCGTCCGCATATCGGTGATGAAACGCGCCATTGGGCACCGCCAACATTCAGCGATGACACCTCTGCTTACTACGCTACCATCAATCGTAATAAAAAATCTCTCACCGTCGATATCACCACGCCAGCAGGACAAGCTATCATTAAAAAACTGGCCATTGACAGTGATATCTTGGTAGAGAATTTCAAAGTGGGTGGTCTGAAAAAATATGGCTTGGATTATGACAGTCTAAAACAAGACAATCCGCGCCTGATTTATGCGTCATTGACAGGGTTTGGTCAGACAGGGCCAGATGCCGCGCGCCCTGGTTACGACTATATTATTCAAGGGTTGTCAGGGCTGATGAGTATCACGGGTCCGAGCGATAGCGAACCGCATAAGGTTGGCGTGGCAGTGGTTGATTTGTTTGCAGGCTTACAGCTGACCATTGGTATCCAAGCCGCTCTATTGGCGCGTCAACATACTGGACTTGGACAGCATGTCGATGTGGCATTACTTGATAGTGCGCTTGCGATGCTCGCCAACGTTGGTATGAATTATTTGGCATCCGACAAAGTCCCGCCAAGACTCGGCAATCAGCATCCTAATATTGTGCCTTATCAAGTATTCGCAGGTCAGGGCGAGCAGCACTTTATCTTAGCCTGTGGTAATGATAGTCAGTTTGCCAAACTTTGTGATGTTCTTGCAGTTGATTGGCATACCGATGAGCGCTTTAGAACCAATCCACAACGCGTTGCCAATCGTATGCTGTTGTGTGCTGAGCTGAGCAAAAAATTTGCCGAGCAACCACGTACTTATTGGTTGGAGGTGTTAGATCAAGCGGGTATCCCATGCGGAGCGATTCATAATGTCGCTGAAGCCTTGGCAATGCCGCAAGCGCTGGCACGTGAGATGGTGGTTGATTTTGCCACGCAAGGCAGTCCGGTAAGAGCACTTGGCAATCCTATCAAGTTATCCGCATCACCCGTCACTTATCGGACACCGCCACCGAAGTTGAGCGAGCATACCGATAGTACGCTTGCTGATTTGGGCTACGACAGCGACATGATAGCCAAGCTTAAAGCCGATGGAATTGTTTAG
- a CDS encoding acyl-CoA dehydrogenase: MATSTRPSFDWEDPFLLRDQLTDEERMVTDSARQFFQNELMPGILEANRHENFDRNIMRQMGEMGLLGVTIEGYGCAGLSSVAYGLIAKEVEAVDSGYRSAMSVQSSLVMHPIHAYGTEEQREKYLPKLATGEYVGCFGLTEPDSGSDPASMSTRARAVDGGYELTGNKMWITNSPIADVFVVWAKDDAGEIRGFILDKGVKGLSAPKIEGKFSLRASVTGEIVMDKVFVPEANAFPDIRGLKGPFGCLNKARYGIAWGAMGAAEFCWKAARQYTLDRKQFGRPLAATQLVQLKLANMQTEITLGLQAALRVGRLMDEDNAAPEMISLIKRNNCGKALDIARVSRDMHGGNGISDEFHIIRHVMNLEAVNTYEGTHDIHALILGRAQTGIQAFF; this comes from the coding sequence ATGGCAACATCTACTCGTCCAAGTTTTGATTGGGAAGACCCATTTTTATTACGTGACCAGCTCACTGATGAAGAACGCATGGTGACCGACAGTGCGCGCCAGTTTTTTCAAAATGAGCTCATGCCTGGTATTTTAGAGGCCAATCGCCACGAGAATTTTGACCGTAATATCATGCGTCAAATGGGTGAGATGGGCTTACTTGGCGTCACGATTGAAGGTTATGGCTGTGCCGGTTTATCTAGTGTTGCTTATGGTTTGATTGCTAAAGAAGTAGAAGCCGTTGATTCAGGCTACCGCTCAGCGATGAGTGTGCAATCAAGCTTGGTGATGCATCCTATCCATGCATACGGTACTGAAGAGCAAAGAGAGAAATATTTACCTAAGCTTGCTACTGGCGAATATGTTGGCTGCTTTGGTCTGACTGAGCCAGATTCAGGGTCAGATCCAGCCTCAATGTCGACACGTGCACGAGCGGTTGATGGCGGTTATGAGCTGACCGGTAATAAGATGTGGATTACCAACAGTCCTATCGCTGATGTATTTGTGGTTTGGGCAAAAGATGATGCTGGTGAAATTCGTGGTTTTATCTTAGATAAAGGTGTGAAGGGTTTATCAGCACCGAAAATTGAAGGTAAATTCTCACTGCGTGCTTCAGTCACGGGTGAGATTGTGATGGACAAAGTATTTGTCCCTGAAGCCAATGCTTTCCCAGATATCCGTGGACTAAAAGGTCCATTTGGCTGCTTAAATAAAGCGCGTTATGGTATCGCATGGGGCGCGATGGGTGCGGCTGAATTTTGCTGGAAAGCTGCTCGTCAGTACACGCTAGATCGTAAGCAATTTGGTCGTCCACTAGCCGCGACGCAATTAGTGCAGCTGAAACTTGCCAATATGCAAACAGAAATCACACTAGGTCTGCAAGCAGCGCTACGTGTTGGTCGTCTGATGGATGAGGACAATGCTGCTCCTGAGATGATTTCACTTATTAAACGTAATAACTGCGGTAAAGCGCTAGATATTGCGCGTGTTTCTCGTGATATGCATGGCGGTAATGGTATCTCTGATGAGTTCCATATCATTCGTCATGTGATGAACTTAGAAGCAGTGAACACTTATGAAGGGACGCACGATATTCATGCGCTCATCTTAGGTCGTGCGCAGACTGGCATTCAAGCGTTCTTTTAA
- a CDS encoding IclR family transcriptional regulator C-terminal domain-containing protein, translating into MTKSLSTATPLLERMTTLLEQSKEDNDRQFVTALGRGLSLLAAFEHDDRLTHQQLCQMTALPKATITRLIHTLMTLGFLRVTEHGQYQLGSSAVRLSATAWSRHDMVAAAEPLLRQFASENEVSVNLATEVEGEMRYHACCRSPARLSVNLQVGSAVPVARTAIGRAFYATSTQARQAVIIKNLQEQLSTEDYDHAQTALASAAEHYEKYGYTISDGEFSNDILAVAVGVYDVATGQYTYSLNASVPSANWEADEYAAMIVPKLQALAERIGSGV; encoded by the coding sequence ATGACAAAATCCTTATCAACAGCTACTCCGCTATTGGAACGAATGACGACCTTGCTTGAGCAAAGCAAGGAAGATAATGATCGACAGTTCGTTACAGCACTGGGTCGCGGGCTGTCTTTACTCGCAGCATTTGAACATGATGATCGGCTCACTCATCAGCAATTATGTCAGATGACAGCGCTACCAAAAGCGACCATTACTCGCCTTATCCATACCTTAATGACCCTTGGGTTTTTACGTGTCACTGAGCACGGACAGTATCAATTGGGCAGTAGTGCTGTACGTCTAAGTGCGACCGCGTGGAGTCGCCACGACATGGTCGCAGCGGCTGAGCCCTTACTGCGTCAGTTCGCTAGCGAAAATGAAGTATCAGTGAATCTGGCGACCGAAGTCGAAGGAGAAATGCGCTATCACGCTTGTTGTCGTAGCCCTGCTCGCCTATCGGTCAATTTACAGGTTGGCTCCGCTGTACCTGTGGCACGCACTGCCATCGGACGTGCTTTTTATGCGACAAGTACGCAAGCGAGACAGGCTGTCATCATTAAAAATCTACAAGAACAGTTATCTACCGAGGATTATGACCATGCACAAACCGCCCTAGCCAGCGCGGCAGAGCATTATGAAAAATACGGCTATACGATATCAGATGGTGAATTTTCTAACGACATACTGGCAGTCGCGGTTGGGGTATATGATGTCGCGACTGGGCAATATACTTATTCGCTCAATGCCAGTGTGCCAAGCGCTAATTGGGAAGCGGATGAGTATGCTGCGATGATAGTGCCGAAATTACAGGCGTTGGCGGAGCGGATTGGTTCGGGCGTTTAA
- the rtcR gene encoding RNA repair transcriptional activator RtcR: protein MMNKTAVIGFLGTTLDNGFNDKRWQRWRPTVSLGMHDELLVDELHILYSKRDKRLFKIVADDVAQVSPNTNVIGHHVALSSPWDFADVYAELYDFAAGFNFQDNTDYLLHLTTGTHVAQICWFLLVEAGFIPADLIQTSPCPKPDQADPKGRYQVIDLDVSRYDGLRERFEAEKQQHWQTLQANLVTQNAAYQKLISDIEKVATRSTAPILLMGATGAGKSQLAGQIYALKKAKANSTQGKNTLEKFVEVNCATLRGDTAMSVFFGHVKGAFTGAATSRDGLLKSADGGLLFLDEIGELGLDEQAMLLTALEEQRFYPLGSDTPISVSFQLMAGTNKDLRQAVANGEFRADLFARLNTWTFFLPSLKDRLEDLPANIDYELARLGSEQQQQYRFTPEARQLYEAFAMSANATWQGNFRDLTASMIRLTTLAESKVIRNDDVQAEIERLTHLWELPDSLNGSNRLSNDNKGNNANKNSLSNNSPDATLNSETIEQGSHNILRQYLDEDMLTTIDLFDAVQLAYVIEVCINHKNQAAAGRYLYANSRDKLKSPNDSDRLRKYLMKFGLRFDGLK from the coding sequence ATGATGAATAAAACCGCCGTCATCGGCTTCCTCGGTACTACTTTAGACAATGGTTTTAATGATAAGCGTTGGCAACGATGGCGGCCAACCGTGAGCTTAGGTATGCATGATGAGCTGTTGGTCGATGAGCTGCATATCTTGTATAGCAAGCGTGATAAGCGGCTGTTTAAAATAGTTGCCGATGATGTGGCGCAGGTTAGCCCTAATACTAACGTGATTGGTCATCATGTGGCATTGAGCAGTCCGTGGGATTTTGCCGACGTTTATGCTGAGCTGTATGATTTTGCCGCAGGGTTTAACTTTCAGGACAATACCGACTACTTACTGCATCTGACCACAGGTACGCATGTGGCGCAGATTTGCTGGTTTTTGTTGGTAGAAGCAGGATTTATTCCAGCAGATTTGATTCAAACCTCGCCTTGTCCAAAGCCAGACCAAGCTGATCCGAAAGGTCGCTATCAAGTGATTGACTTGGATGTCTCACGCTATGATGGACTACGTGAACGCTTTGAAGCAGAAAAACAGCAACATTGGCAAACCTTGCAAGCCAATCTAGTCACCCAAAATGCCGCTTATCAAAAGCTCATCTCCGATATTGAAAAGGTGGCAACGCGATCAACCGCACCCATATTATTGATGGGCGCAACAGGGGCGGGCAAGTCTCAATTGGCAGGCCAAATCTACGCGCTCAAAAAAGCCAAAGCTAACAGCACGCAAGGCAAAAACACGCTTGAAAAATTTGTTGAGGTAAACTGCGCCACGCTGCGTGGTGACACCGCCATGAGTGTATTCTTCGGTCATGTCAAAGGTGCCTTTACGGGCGCTGCGACGAGTCGAGATGGGCTGCTAAAATCAGCTGATGGTGGTTTGTTATTCTTAGATGAAATTGGTGAGCTTGGGCTTGATGAGCAAGCGATGCTATTGACCGCACTGGAGGAGCAGCGCTTTTATCCGCTTGGTAGTGATACACCGATTAGCGTGTCGTTTCAGCTCATGGCAGGCACTAATAAAGATTTGCGGCAAGCGGTCGCTAATGGTGAGTTTCGAGCGGATTTATTTGCGCGTCTTAATACATGGACGTTCTTTTTGCCATCACTCAAAGATAGGTTGGAAGATTTACCTGCCAATATCGATTACGAGCTGGCGCGCTTGGGTAGCGAGCAACAGCAGCAATATCGATTTACGCCAGAAGCAAGACAGCTGTATGAAGCTTTTGCGATGAGTGCAAATGCGACATGGCAGGGGAACTTTCGTGATTTGACTGCCAGTATGATTCGCCTAACCACGCTGGCTGAAAGTAAAGTGATTCGCAATGATGACGTACAAGCGGAGATTGAACGCTTAACACATCTTTGGGAATTGCCTGACAGCTTGAATGGCTCGAATAGATTGAGTAATGATAATAAAGGCAATAACGCAAATAAAAATAGCCTAAGTAATAACAGTCCAGATGCTACTTTAAATAGCGAAACTATCGAGCAGGGTAGCCATAACATCTTACGCCAATATCTCGATGAAGACATGCTAACAACTATTGATCTATTTGATGCAGTGCAACTGGCGTATGTGATTGAGGTTTGTATCAATCATAAAAACCAAGCGGCGGCGGGGCGCTATCTGTATGCCAACTCACGCGATAAGCTAAAAAGCCCTAATGATAGCGATAGATTGCGTAAGTATCTAATGAAGTTTGGGCTGAGGTTTGATGGGTTAAAATGA
- a CDS encoding DUF4062 domain-containing protein, whose product MDKRYQVFVSSTFADLQDERSNVIQTLMEMDCIPAGMELFTALDEEQFEFIKKVIDDSDYYLLIVGGRYGSLSEKGISYTEMEYDYAIKQGIKVVALVHGSPEKLAVEKVEMDSEARQKLQIFREKVTTNRLVKFWDDAKELSGLVALSLPKTIKTYPAVGWIRGNEATDNTDLLKQLNKLRQEKDELEKQVQVLQANNTEILDLAQGEDILTISIRHNVNRGGKREKVKLEYYISWNEILKFIVPKVLQPYPERAIHANFTSYIASKYPDDFDIVSIDTIDFENIKIQLLALEYIRLLGDPMDIFWEIMPSARKKIVRSLALKRYESDLTNDE is encoded by the coding sequence ATGGATAAGAGATACCAAGTATTTGTGAGTTCCACATTTGCAGATTTACAAGATGAGCGAAGCAATGTTATTCAAACACTTATGGAAATGGACTGTATACCCGCTGGGATGGAGCTATTTACTGCTCTAGATGAAGAACAGTTTGAATTCATAAAGAAAGTTATTGATGATAGTGATTACTACCTACTTATCGTAGGTGGTCGATACGGCAGTTTGTCTGAAAAAGGTATTAGCTATACAGAAATGGAGTATGACTACGCAATTAAACAAGGCATTAAGGTTGTTGCGTTAGTTCACGGTAGTCCTGAAAAATTAGCGGTTGAAAAAGTCGAAATGGATTCTGAAGCACGACAAAAACTACAAATTTTTAGAGAGAAGGTAACGACTAATCGTTTGGTAAAATTTTGGGATGATGCAAAAGAGTTATCTGGTTTAGTTGCGCTTAGTTTGCCCAAAACGATTAAAACTTATCCAGCTGTTGGATGGATAAGAGGAAATGAAGCAACTGATAATACTGATTTATTAAAGCAACTGAATAAACTTAGACAAGAAAAAGATGAGCTTGAAAAACAGGTTCAGGTTTTACAAGCAAATAATACTGAAATATTAGACTTAGCTCAAGGTGAGGATATTTTGACTATTAGTATTAGACATAACGTTAATAGAGGAGGTAAAAGAGAAAAAGTAAAGTTAGAATACTATATTTCATGGAATGAAATACTAAAGTTTATTGTTCCTAAAGTTTTACAGCCTTATCCTGAAAGAGCTATTCATGCAAATTTCACAAGTTATATAGCTTCTAAATATCCGGATGATTTTGATATTGTTTCAATAGATACAATAGACTTTGAGAATATTAAAATTCAATTATTAGCTCTTGAATATATAAGATTATTAGGCGATCCGATGGATATATTCTGGGAGATTATGCCTAGTGCGCGAAAAAAAATAGTCAGGTCATTGGCTTTAAAAAGATATGAGAGTGACCTAACTAATGATGAATAA
- a CDS encoding RtcB family protein: protein MTINKLCNAKEHNMQPTTHHIIQDGGTPIRLWTKGVPVDPKAHEQLIKASKMPFVYKWLAVMPDVHVGIGATIGTVLPTKDAIIPAAVGVDIGCGMMAVQTTLTANDLPDSLLGLRTELEKAIPHGRSKTRGRGSRRDVGAWANPDDTVMNGWGTLVDDFNYITQKHPKLKNTNNLNHLGTLGTGNHFVEVCLDETNQVWIMLHSGSRGVGNAIGRYFIELAREDMRKWFINLPDKDLAYFAEGTEHFDDYWFAVGWAQRFAFKNREIMMEKAIKALRHIIPKPFDAAVKAVNCHHNYVAKEEHYGEEVFVTRKGAVRARVGEYGIIPGSMGAKSFIVRGKGNEESFCSCSHGAGRIMSRTEAKKVFTVADQIAQTAGVECRKDVDVIDEIPAAYKNIDDVMQAQSDLVEVVHTLRQVVCVKG, encoded by the coding sequence ATGACTATAAACAAACTTTGCAATGCTAAGGAACATAACATGCAACCAACTACTCATCATATTATTCAAGACGGTGGAACGCCTATCAGACTTTGGACCAAGGGCGTACCCGTTGACCCAAAAGCACACGAGCAATTGATCAAAGCCTCAAAAATGCCGTTTGTATATAAATGGCTTGCGGTGATGCCCGATGTACACGTTGGGATTGGCGCGACGATCGGTACGGTATTGCCCACCAAAGACGCGATCATTCCGGCTGCCGTTGGTGTCGATATTGGCTGCGGGATGATGGCAGTGCAAACTACTCTAACCGCAAACGATTTGCCAGATAGTTTGCTTGGTCTGCGTACGGAGCTTGAAAAAGCGATTCCACATGGTCGTAGTAAAACGCGTGGTCGCGGGTCACGCCGTGATGTCGGTGCATGGGCAAACCCTGACGACACGGTAATGAACGGTTGGGGAACGCTGGTTGATGACTTTAATTATATAACTCAAAAGCACCCTAAACTTAAAAATACCAATAACCTTAATCATTTGGGTACGCTGGGTACGGGTAACCATTTCGTCGAGGTGTGCCTTGATGAAACCAACCAAGTTTGGATCATGTTGCACTCAGGCTCACGCGGTGTGGGTAATGCCATCGGACGCTACTTTATTGAGCTGGCACGTGAGGACATGCGCAAGTGGTTTATCAACTTGCCAGATAAAGATTTGGCCTACTTTGCCGAGGGTACAGAGCACTTTGATGATTATTGGTTTGCGGTTGGTTGGGCGCAGCGTTTTGCCTTTAAAAACCGCGAAATCATGATGGAAAAAGCGATTAAAGCCCTACGTCACATCATACCTAAGCCGTTTGATGCTGCGGTAAAAGCGGTGAACTGTCATCACAACTATGTGGCTAAAGAAGAACACTATGGCGAGGAAGTATTTGTGACCCGTAAAGGCGCAGTGCGTGCCCGTGTTGGTGAATACGGAATTATTCCGGGGTCAATGGGTGCCAAGTCATTTATCGTGCGCGGTAAAGGAAACGAAGAATCGTTTTGCTCTTGCTCGCATGGCGCAGGTCGTATCATGTCACGTACTGAGGCGAAAAAGGTATTTACAGTCGCCGATCAAATTGCACAGACTGCGGGCGTAGAATGCCGAAAGGACGTGGATGTGATTGATGAGATTCCAGCGGCTTATAAAAATATTGATGATGTGATGCAAGCACAAAGTGATTTGGTAGAAGTGGTACATACCTTGCGGCAGGTGGTTTGTGTTAAAGGTTAA
- a CDS encoding LA2681 family HEPN domain-containing protein, translated as MEYHDKNDFENINFQIESASRMIDLGNFTKSFELCLDIHTTLRTTVNKDDIQYSYLLYKLGMLFVDIGHMASKNEASYVGLEIMESDSFESCLTRNSYYYNLGNAKSNLIQRPSDKQGHNNVKLIKQLSEVSSLFLKAILTCRVERTDVQPQYLVNLANNLKQQYRFSEALALYDQVIAMNLDIAQAWVNRSECLISLNSITKMHSVQQGKEIALGYRKASESKCIPPDWAKSYLVRAKKIDSDIEKDCLDMGIAIEDDSHLDKQEYQSLSEFRRWCLDNFLSLSEHGLYCKCYGSASDNLHIPMPTRAISGDFILPMEKVLNRLKSEFGLARLMLYEYKFAKSDIDIDIDDDACYAELYDNELLGTNIEKLRTAFRVCFGILDKIGNAVALLFDLQSKNNKGKVRHSSFHTFWELENEDRLQKFEAYDNEGLIGLYSIACDLNHKLEGELSFYKQWRNALEHSFVFVYENEKPESTEASLTYYEEPVFISESEFIESVEHVLQLTRSAIFSFVFAVRIKSEREALNNIPDILIKNKFLEQKNILRK; from the coding sequence ATGGAATATCACGATAAAAATGATTTTGAAAATATAAATTTTCAGATAGAAAGTGCTTCAAGAATGATTGACCTAGGAAATTTTACAAAAAGTTTTGAGCTATGTTTAGATATACATACAACTTTACGTACTACGGTGAACAAAGATGATATTCAATATTCTTACTTACTTTATAAGCTAGGAATGTTGTTTGTCGATATAGGCCACATGGCTTCAAAAAATGAAGCTAGCTATGTAGGTTTAGAAATAATGGAATCTGATAGCTTTGAAAGCTGTTTAACTCGCAATAGTTATTACTATAATTTGGGAAATGCGAAGAGCAATTTGATTCAGAGACCCTCTGATAAGCAGGGCCATAATAATGTAAAGCTAATAAAGCAGCTCTCAGAAGTTAGCTCTCTATTTTTGAAGGCTATATTAACTTGTAGAGTAGAAAGAACAGATGTTCAACCGCAATACTTAGTGAATTTAGCAAATAATCTTAAACAGCAATATAGATTTTCTGAGGCTTTAGCTTTATATGATCAAGTTATTGCAATGAATTTGGATATCGCTCAAGCTTGGGTAAACCGTAGCGAATGTTTAATTTCACTGAATAGTATTACTAAAATGCATAGTGTTCAGCAGGGTAAAGAAATAGCTTTAGGTTACAGAAAAGCAAGCGAATCAAAATGTATACCTCCTGATTGGGCGAAATCCTATCTCGTAAGAGCTAAGAAAATAGATAGTGATATTGAAAAAGATTGTTTGGATATGGGAATAGCTATAGAAGATGATAGCCATTTAGATAAGCAGGAATACCAATCGTTATCAGAATTTCGCAGATGGTGTTTAGATAATTTTCTCAGCCTTAGTGAACACGGTTTATATTGTAAATGCTATGGAAGTGCAAGTGATAACTTACATATTCCAATGCCTACTAGAGCAATTTCTGGGGATTTCATATTACCAATGGAAAAGGTACTAAATAGGCTTAAATCTGAATTTGGTCTTGCCAGATTAATGTTATATGAATATAAATTTGCTAAGAGCGATATCGATATCGATATCGACGATGATGCTTGCTATGCAGAGCTATATGACAACGAGCTACTAGGAACAAACATCGAAAAGCTCCGTACTGCTTTTAGAGTTTGCTTTGGTATTTTAGACAAGATAGGTAATGCTGTAGCCTTATTGTTTGATTTACAGTCTAAAAACAATAAAGGTAAAGTCAGACATTCATCTTTTCATACTTTCTGGGAACTTGAAAATGAAGACAGACTGCAAAAGTTCGAAGCTTATGATAATGAAGGTTTGATTGGTCTATATAGTATAGCTTGTGATTTAAACCATAAGTTGGAAGGCGAGCTTAGTTTCTACAAGCAGTGGCGAAACGCCTTGGAACATAGCTTCGTATTTGTTTATGAGAATGAAAAACCTGAAAGTACTGAAGCCTCATTAACTTATTATGAAGAACCAGTTTTTATTTCTGAGTCCGAATTTATTGAAAGTGTAGAACATGTTTTGCAATTGACGCGTTCAGCTATTTTTTCCTTCGTCTTTGCAGTTAGGATCAAATCTGAGAGGGAAGCTCTTAACAACATCCCTGATATTTTAATTAAAAATAAGTTTCTTGAACAAAAAAATATACTTAGAAAATGA
- the rtcA gene encoding RNA 3'-terminal phosphate cyclase, translating to MTTTKPKTLKIDGSTGEGGGQIIRTALSLSMLTGIPIEMFNIRAGRAKSGLMRQHLMCVQASQQISNATVTGAVLGSASFRFTPNTIQSGNYTFDIGSAGSTSLVLQTLLPTLLFANTNTQTVSTVTIKGGTHNPLAPTTDFLQQAFVPTLAKLGMHVGIECVQAGFAPIGGGMIKATITPFMRHASASQFNLTKRGKLIGIELVASVLNLEYDICKRELASAKASLVESGIDETLITTHSHKLQGIGEGNSCYAQVTHEVSDTQNHKEYHSEVFTLLGEKRSSAEKIVCRLSGLVKRYIFNTDSLVDEYLTDQLLLPLTLAGGGEFTARVVSKHTETQAWLIQQFLPVEIKLKVIDEQKTLVQVVC from the coding sequence ATGACTACAACAAAACCCAAAACCCTAAAAATCGACGGCAGCACTGGCGAAGGTGGCGGACAAATCATTCGTACCGCTCTATCATTATCGATGTTGACAGGTATACCCATTGAAATGTTTAATATCCGCGCTGGGCGAGCCAAATCGGGATTGATGCGTCAGCACTTGATGTGTGTACAAGCCTCGCAGCAAATATCAAATGCCACCGTGACAGGTGCAGTTTTGGGCAGCGCATCGTTCCGCTTTACTCCTAATACTATACAATCTGGCAATTATACGTTTGATATTGGCTCAGCAGGCAGCACCAGTCTTGTGCTGCAAACACTATTGCCAACGTTATTGTTTGCCAATACCAACACGCAAACGGTATCAACCGTAACAATAAAAGGCGGCACGCACAATCCACTCGCGCCAACCACGGACTTTTTGCAGCAAGCGTTCGTCCCTACATTAGCGAAATTGGGTATGCACGTGGGTATCGAATGCGTGCAAGCAGGGTTTGCGCCTATTGGTGGCGGCATGATTAAAGCGACGATAACGCCATTTATGCGCCATGCAAGCGCTTCACAATTTAACCTGACTAAACGCGGTAAGCTTATCGGTATAGAGCTGGTCGCGAGCGTGCTCAATCTAGAGTACGACATTTGCAAACGTGAGCTTGCCAGCGCAAAAGCATCATTGGTCGAATCGGGAATTGATGAAACGCTGATAACCACTCATAGTCATAAATTGCAAGGCATTGGTGAAGGCAATAGCTGCTATGCACAAGTCACTCATGAGGTTTCTGACACCCAAAATCATAAAGAATATCACTCCGAGGTGTTTACTTTACTAGGAGAAAAACGCAGCTCAGCGGAAAAGATAGTTTGTCGTTTATCAGGCTTAGTCAAACGTTATATATTTAACACCGACTCACTGGTCGATGAATACTTAACCGATCAATTACTCTTACCCTTGACTTTAGCAGGCGGTGGCGAGTTTACCGCGCGTGTCGTTAGTAAGCACACTGAAACCCAAGCATGGCTCATTCAGCAATTTTTGCCCGTTGAGATTAAGCTTAAAGTGATCGACGAGCAGAAAACTTTGGTACAAGTTGTCTGTTAA